The Gossypium hirsutum isolate 1008001.06 chromosome D07, Gossypium_hirsutum_v2.1, whole genome shotgun sequence genome includes the window GTCTAGGTTTTAAGATTACATCTTCTTTTGCATCAATACTCTAAGACTTCTGAGATATCCTTTATCGAGACCCTCTTTTTTAATGCCCCTCCCAATAGGGAACGCCATGCCTTTTCTACAAATTTTTCCAGTTACCCTTTCTTTATAGCCTCCTAGATGGCATCCCTTAAGCTAAAGCAACCATCAGTAGCATGACCTATATCGTTGTGATATAGGCATTCTATTATAGATTAACTCTTCCAAGGATCAAACTACACATATGACAAAGTTCCTAATATTTCCATGCTTTTGCTAAGAATTTCTCATTTTTGGGTGTTTAGAGGGGTATAATGGCAAAAAGGAATGGGTACGCCTTTTAGATGTTTAGGCGATAATAGTTGCGATGCCCCATCACGACTTTGTCCTTTCTCCACTAGGCAAAGCGATGGTTAAAGTGTTCATTTAGATCAATGTTGCATTGCTGCCTTAGGGATTGTCTTTGGTCCTCTAacctattttcttcttcttcttcttccctggACTACTTATTCCTTCAAGTCTCTTCTTGGGTGTATTCCTAGAGCTAAGACCAACAAAACTAGTTTTGCGCTTTATACTTCCGATATTGTTTTACAGTCGATCAATAGTCATCTTCCTCTTCGAGACTATGcccatattttttctttttgttggatCGAAAGACCAAATAAAAAAGGATGAGAAAATCCCTCATTCCTCAAACCTATTTCAGTATGGGTTATGAGGAGTGCTCTGACCTTCTTGCTCCTAATGGTTATAGCCTTTAGAGGGTAGAGGCATAACTTTTTGCTAGGTTCTCAAAAATGACACCAATTGTTACAACACAAAGGTTGGGTTTGACTTGTTACGGAGGTTCACACTGTACGGGGCGTGGAGAGCCGTTAAACTTAGAGGTTTTAAGAGAAAAAATGGGTTGGAGTTTTTGCAGAGTAAGGATTATCTAGATTTCTTCTTTTTCTACCCAAGTGGTGGAGGATATTTATAAAGGAAGAGAGGTTAGGCGTGAGCTCCAGCCATTGAATTCCCTACCCCATGAGTGTTATAATAGGGTGGAAGAGATCAGCTTAGCGCATTGTTGGAGTTGACCTAAAGAAATTATATGAAGTTGTGTGCTGCCTTGTTTCTATAATGGCCAATTGTTCTAGCGAGGGGGGTCTAAGTCAAGGTACTATATTTCGTGCATATTCCctatctatttattattatttttggtacaTATGCATATTTGTTATTGAAGAGTAGATATTTGTGATAATTGTAATTTGTAAAAGTCAAACTTCTAATGGAACATTGTTTCAACACTTTATTCGACttgcataaaataaataagaaggCATAAAGAACATCAACTAAATTAAGTTAAACATGTAGGTGTAAATGTAATAAAacattgcatatatatatttgatagtgtttatttacaaaagtaaaatgaaccaaaaccaaaaccataaTTATCCTCCTGAATTTGATTAAGATGAGCAAGGTGGAGAAACATTCCCTCGATAAGATAATCTAACATTAGCACATGAAGCTTTCGCAATAtcttcttgttcttcttcttGGGGTCTTAAAGCTACATCTTGCAAGAAAATTCCTCGACAAGGAAAGCTTTTGCTACAATCAAACTTCATGGCTACTCTAGACGCACTAGTTCCTCTTATGTTTTTGTAAAGCACATTTCTCACTCGCACCGCAGACACCTGATCAGCAtgtatataatacatataaatcTGATCGAAGGTGAAAGAAAGGAGTTAACTGATAATGAAGGCCTCGGTTTTTACCTGTTTGGGGCATGGTTTTTGTTGATCACAATAGTTCTGATCAATAATTATGGGATTGCTGACGTTGTACATCACAATATTTTGGAATCTGATGTTTCTGGCATACCCTGATCCTCCCTAACAACAACACAAGTCACACCTAGTGATCACTACTGTCATCtgaaatttgaaaccatatataacatatactaaTGCAATTTAATTTACGACAACAAAGATGGTACGCACTTAAAAGAAAGCTGTTACCTGCCAAGTTTTTATTCTCACTCCGTTGGTGGTTCCTGAAAGTATTGTATTATTCACTAATACATTGGACACATAAGCTGCAGATTTTCTAGCTCCTAAGCTCCCAATGCTGCAAACAGTAACAAATTATTGGTAAATTTACTCATGGAAGTAGAATGAGTTAATTAGGTTAAAGTTTGTGTTGATTTTCCACCTGATTCCATGGCCTGGTCCACAAGTTATACCGGTGGCGCGAACGTTTTTGGAGCCGCTAACTATAGAGATGCAATCATCACCTTCAATGCAATTGAATGGAGTAGTTAGATAAATTAAGCAGCATAGCATGGACATTGGGATATTCAGATGTCCCGGATTGTTTAAATTAACTAGTGTTTGATTACCTGTTCCGATGACACAGTTGTTTATGTTAATATTCTGGGTTTCAGTCACATGAATTCCATCAGTGTTGGGGCTGTGTCCAGGTGCCTTCACCAAAAGATTAAAGGCTTTTACATTCACACATTTTCTAAATGAAAGATGCATTTGTTGTGCATTTTTTATCAGTAGGCTTGCCACTAAGAGGTTATTGCATTCATTGAAGGTCACAGCCTGCAAATACAAGTCATAAATCATAATACATACAATCAGATAGTTGAGGCAAAAAACAAAAAGCCTAAGAAAGGAGAAAGGATGTGTCAACTCACTGTTGGCGCTTCCTTGCAGGGCTGCAAAATGATGAAACAGATGAATAGCATAGAATTAGcctttatttactttttattattaatgCCAAAAGATAAAAAAGCTAATTCGAAATTCATGTCATACGAGGGCTTTGTTGATTTTGCAGGAGTTTTCCCACCATGTTCTGCCATTTCCATTGATAATGCCTCCACCTTCGACTCTTAAATTTTGAACTTTATCAAAGTAAAGCCATCGTCCATCATATCTTTCGTAATCCGAGTGATTCACGGTGGCTTTAATTGTTCCCTGGATCTACcatattgaataaaataacaattaACTTGATTTATTCCAATAAACAATTCAGCATAATGTGCAAATACTCACATTCAATGAAATGGCAGATTTGCAGGGTCCAGAGAAATCAATTGGCTTAAGATGATAAACTTTCTTCTTAGGGACAACCAGAGTGGCTCCTTGAGAAGAACAAGCATACTTCCAAGCTTTCTTAAATGCCTAAACAAATGTCAACCAACACaatattaaaaacagaaattggagTAGTATAATCCTTTTTTTTCTTATGAACAGGGCACCTGAGAATCGTCTCTTCCATTAGCTTTAGCTCCAAAAGCATCTACATTCACTATTTTGGGCGCACTCGTTCGAATTTCAATGTTATAGTTGAACAGGTCTCCAGAGTTTAGAGTAGGGTAGTTTGGTTTGTTAGAAACGCCAAAGGTGTGAAAATATGGATGATAGGGTTTCGGGTGTAATGGATGCTCTTTGTAACTGCCTAGACAGGAGGACAAAGACAAAGAGAATAATGTAATGAAGAGTGGGAGACAATGGGGTTTAAGGAACATTCTGAgctttatttttagcaaagacACTGTTGGGTTGAATATGCTTTAATGGTGGAGTGCATATATATTTCTAGTAAAGCGTGGGGGAAATGATATGGATGTTCAAACATATATAAACTAGAGATAGACAGCTCTGACTCTGGAACTGATTGTGGAGAAGCAATGGCAATTTAGGCCTTAGCCGGAGAACGGTGATGAAGTCAAAGAAGGTATGGGAATTCAACAAAGTTGATATTTCCACTTTCTTCATTCACATTTCTTCCATTAAGTTGCAGGCGGAGCTACTTACTTTGTGCTTGTTTGCCAACCTACACTATACCATACATTTCTTCAACTCAATTTCAGGGAAGGTCAAACGTTTGATTTTACCACAATGCGTTTCAATAATCAATGTGGTTTCAAATCACGGTTTTAAGTCAATTTTCTTtagtatatatgattttttttattataaattaatagttttcatttaacaatttttatagatttaaatatgaggttttttttatgataaacTGAAAATAAGTGGCGAAAAAATCAGTAGCTCTTACCTACTTTTTATAGAAAAATTCtattagattatttttatttttaattatcaaatatcataaaaaaatcaaattattgaaaatattaattttcaattgatttaaatTTTCAATGGATTGTAAAAgtgataataaatttaaatttaagtgttgtttagtaaactaaaaattttaagtattgAATTTAAATCTTAAAAGTATTTGATATatcacttaaaattaattatggaatataattaaattgtttgataaatataaattttaaatttaaaaaaattatattatacattttatctttaatttttaaacatttcacaTTTCTTAATTTGCCTTTTCACTTTCATTCATTGTACCAGAAGCTTtgattattgatatttttataataaaaaaattgttgacTATGTTATctttagataaattttaaaaatatctttttaaaacatttaaatttattttatttataatttttgaatatatctatatatgagaaaaatatttaatacattatCGGTAAAAATAAGAGGTTGACAAATATTCTATAaggatataataaaatattcaaaataaatatatatgacaattttttaaaacggcttgtaaaataaagaaaaaatactCAACGAATATATCACAAACTAATCCATAATATATACTCTGTGAATGAGAATAACTTGTAGCAGCTACATCATTGAGtaaaattaatcataatttattttaaccaaatcTAAATGAAATTTAAGATAATCctgaataaaattaatatatattaactagTATGGTCTTTGGCTATGTTAAGAGAATTGGGTGTAGATTTTAAATTAATAGATGAGTTAAGATCTAGActaatggataaataaaaaattaacattctTAATCAACCCATTTTAATCATCTCATTTTTTATTGttgaactttttttctttttagaagcAATACACCAAATCATAACCCTTAATTAAAGATGGAACAAAATTCCAAAGGTTGAGATTTTGTTGTTGTAATTGGGGTCCAACTTTTTTAACACTACTTTCTTTGATTGTTAGGTGTTTGACTTGGAAAAACTTTCTTAATGGAAATTAATTAGAGATTGAATAATGATTCTTTTGAAGAAGTAATATATTTGTAGAAGGTAGTTGTAACTTTCCTAACACAAAGAGTTAGAaactatgaaataaataaaataggaattATGTGTGATTAGTAGAGAAGGTAGTTGGATGctttagaaaattaaaaagaatttaatttgAGGTATTGACTAAATTGTAGTAGTGTgaaaaatgttgggataaaagtGTGAGAATTAAAAATAAGAATGATTAAATTGAAGTGAAGTGATAAGAGGAAGGACTAGAAGTGTAACTATACCATTAAGAGTGTCAAGAAGCAAAGATGGAATTGTAGAGATTGATGAAGGGTAAAATAgtcttttccaaaattttaaaaacaaacttATATatttgttggaaagttgtgaacTGTTGGAAATTGGGAATAAAATTGTGgcaattaaacttgaaatgatGATGGAtagattttatttctttatttattaagtAGAAGGATGTAGAAATATACTTCTTTTCTATTCTCTCAATCTTTACGTCACTCTCATTTCTTTTTGAAgccaattttttttcattctagTCCTTTCCATCATTTCTGGCCTTATCAAGCTCAAAAAGTTCAAATTATTTCATggttttttagtgaaatcaatagAGCAATCTCATAGAAAGCTATGTTTCTTGTAAAGTTAACTGGTGTTCACATTGAAGGAAAGAGAAAAGTGAAATTAGGGATTTGGGTAATAGTTCAAGGTAAGGACGATGAGTTTCTTTAAGGATTTCATGTTTATTTCATTAAAAGTGCATGgaaattatatttgattattgTTTTGATATTAAATCTTGTGTATATGTATGATATGTTAATAAAGAGAGAGAAGAGAGGTGATCAACAAGGTCTTGATAAGGGAAAAGAAGTAGCAAAAGAGTGCAGAAAGAAGAAAGAGCTCATCCAAACACTTGATTGTAACTActtcaagaattttattttaccTAACTTAACCTAAGTGTAAGTCATATTAAAATGGTTATATGATTTTTTGTATGTGAATAtgctaatttaatatatatatacatataagttgATGAATGAGTAGTGAAAATATGAATTggattttaattacaaaatgaatAGATTTGGTGTATTGAAATTATAATAAGAAGGGACGAAATTGTATAGGTGtgaagtttaaattatttttaattattgagtAAATGTAGTGAATTTAACGTATGAATGCCCATTTTGACAAGATATGAACTAGTAGGATAtagatgacatgtcattaggaaatTTCTATGCGCGCTAGTGATAATGGCACTTCAGTGCAATTCAGTGATTTCGCACTTCGGTTCTAGTGACAATGACACTTCGATGCAGTTCtttaatttttacactttggtGTAAGATAGTGTATGCACATTTGTGCAGTTGATTCAATGTTCAATTTGCATATCCTATGTGTTCTATTGAATCTACAATTgggataataatttaaatggtaaATGGTCATAGCAAtgaattggtaagtgatttatAGAATATTAATTTAAGAATTCACTATAgttactttatatttaattttattgaatattattattaatcagctatttaaatgttaatgttggttgttttaaatggtaagtttaattcttgatgtatTTATTAAGTTTTTTGATACAAGGACGAGTGCGAAACAGGATCGTAAGTTCGTCTAAGTCGCGGATTTAACTTAAGGCTCTAGACATTCGGAAAGAAACTTAgattttgacacaacctaaaACGCAAATGAGTCCAAGTCAgatcaaaaaaatttaaagaaagcaattaaaataagtaactagataaataaaatagaacaataaagaagatagatggaaaaaATAGAACATAGTGTGTAAAAGTCCTAAGGAGCCTTGGAAATAAAAAGAATCCACAACTCCTTCAAGTGGTTCTAATTTCTTCTCCAATAAAGAAACttggaaaaaaaaagtttgaagataATTCCCACAATCCGAAaagatttttaaaactcttctaaaagaaaactcaagaaaaattcttgaa containing:
- the LOC107956224 gene encoding polygalacturonase — protein: MFLKPHCLPLFITLFSLSLSSCLGSYKEHPLHPKPYHPYFHTFGVSNKPNYPTLNSGDLFNYNIEIRTSAPKIVNVDAFGAKANGRDDSQAFKKAWKYACSSQGATLVVPKKKVYHLKPIDFSGPCKSAISLNIQGTIKATVNHSDYERYDGRWLYFDKVQNLRVEGGGIINGNGRTWWENSCKINKALPCKEAPTAVTFNECNNLLVASLLIKNAQQMHLSFRKCVNVKAFNLLVKAPGHSPNTDGIHVTETQNININNCVIGTGDDCISIVSGSKNVRATGITCGPGHGISIGSLGARKSAAYVSNVLVNNTILSGTTNGVRIKTWQGGSGYARNIRFQNIVMYNVSNPIIIDQNYCDQQKPCPKQVSAVRVRNVLYKNIRGTSASRVAMKFDCSKSFPCRGIFLQDVALRPQEEEQEDIAKASCANVRLSYRGNVSPPCSS